Proteins from a single region of Streptomyces sp. TN58:
- a CDS encoding STAS domain-containing protein produces MKTTRLALPGPAPTARDAAALCAHLARLYEDGARAVECDARAVTAPGLAHVDALARLRLTARGRPLRVTGAGPALRALLDLVGLVELLGEAEEREPPGRVEEGVEADDPAL; encoded by the coding sequence GTGAAGACCACCCGACTCGCGCTGCCCGGACCCGCCCCGACCGCACGCGACGCCGCAGCGCTGTGCGCGCACCTGGCCCGTCTGTACGAGGACGGGGCGCGCGCGGTCGAGTGCGACGCCCGCGCCGTCACCGCTCCGGGGCTCGCCCACGTGGACGCCCTGGCACGGCTGCGGCTGACCGCGCGGGGGCGGCCGCTGCGGGTGACCGGTGCCGGCCCGGCCCTACGCGCCCTGCTGGACCTCGTAGGACTCGTCGAGCTGCTCGGGGAGGCCGAAGAGCGGGAACCACCGGGCCGTGTCGAGGAAGGCGTTGAGGCCGACGATCCGGCCCTCTGA
- a CDS encoding Uma2 family endonuclease, with protein MSALTVQQEPQGGDSWEGLVRLWEETDWPEGCRVEIIEGIITVAPPPVNHHNYIAVKVQRALMSVLPEDCEIYQTLNVAVPSRSGLFIPDLVVAPDDVVLEDANYVAGTAAELVVEITSKSNAANDRVAKLHGYAAAGIPFYLLIDPHATGEPAIHLYGEPANGTYRLLWSGKFGETVKLPEPFGVAIDTSAFPRP; from the coding sequence ATGAGCGCACTCACCGTCCAGCAGGAGCCGCAGGGCGGCGACAGCTGGGAGGGCCTCGTCCGCCTCTGGGAGGAGACGGACTGGCCCGAGGGCTGCAGGGTGGAGATCATCGAGGGGATCATCACCGTGGCACCACCGCCCGTCAACCACCACAACTACATTGCCGTCAAAGTGCAGCGGGCTCTGATGTCCGTGCTGCCGGAGGACTGCGAGATCTACCAGACCCTCAATGTGGCCGTACCCTCCCGCAGCGGGCTGTTCATCCCGGACCTGGTCGTGGCCCCCGACGATGTGGTTCTGGAGGACGCCAATTACGTTGCGGGAACCGCTGCCGAACTAGTCGTCGAGATCACCTCGAAGTCGAACGCGGCCAACGACCGCGTCGCCAAGCTCCACGGTTACGCTGCCGCAGGCATTCCGTTCTACCTGCTCATCGACCCGCACGCGACTGGAGAACCTGCCATCCACCTGTACGGCGAGCCTGCGAACGGCACCTACCGCCTGTTGTGGTCGGGCAAGTTCGGCGAGACCGTCAAGCTTCCGGAGCCCTTCGGCGTGGCGATCGACACCTCCGCCTTCCCCCGCCCCTGA
- a CDS encoding sigma-70 family RNA polymerase sigma factor produces the protein MSDLATTSTDLDAAMDRYRVELTGYCYRMLGSAFDAEDAVQDTYIRAWRSHEKFEGRSSLRSWLYRIATNVCLDLLNAGNKRARPMDLTAPQHQSSAVLNQRPEVTWLEPVPDGRVLPQTADPAETALAKESVRLAFVAALQHLPPKQRAVLILREVLAWKADEVAQLLDTTVASVNSALQRARATLAGQRLRESEPADPLDAEQAKLLEQYLAAFESYDISRLTTLLHEDAVLSMPPFDLWLQGKEDIAAWHLNQGIGCKGSRLIPTTANGMPAFGQYRPREDGGPGHTPWALQVLEVSEGRIVGLNAFLDTARWFPLFGLPEQLDESYEVQQGA, from the coding sequence ATGAGTGACCTCGCCACCACCAGCACCGACCTCGATGCGGCGATGGACCGGTACCGGGTCGAGCTCACCGGCTACTGCTACCGGATGCTCGGCTCCGCCTTCGACGCCGAGGACGCGGTACAGGACACCTACATCCGCGCCTGGCGCAGCCACGAGAAGTTCGAGGGCCGCTCCTCGCTGCGCTCGTGGCTGTACCGGATCGCCACCAACGTCTGCCTGGACCTGCTGAACGCCGGGAACAAGCGGGCCCGCCCGATGGACCTGACCGCCCCGCAGCACCAGTCGTCCGCCGTGCTCAACCAGCGGCCCGAGGTGACCTGGCTGGAGCCCGTCCCGGACGGCCGGGTGCTGCCGCAGACCGCGGACCCGGCCGAGACGGCGCTCGCGAAGGAGTCCGTACGGCTCGCATTCGTCGCGGCGCTCCAGCACCTGCCGCCCAAGCAGCGCGCGGTGCTGATCCTGCGCGAGGTACTGGCCTGGAAGGCGGACGAGGTCGCACAACTGCTGGACACCACGGTGGCGTCGGTGAACAGCGCGCTCCAGCGGGCGCGGGCCACGCTCGCCGGGCAGCGGCTGCGCGAGAGCGAGCCGGCCGACCCGCTCGACGCGGAGCAGGCGAAGCTGCTTGAGCAGTACCTCGCCGCCTTCGAGTCCTACGACATCTCGCGCCTGACGACGCTCCTGCACGAGGACGCCGTCCTGTCCATGCCGCCGTTCGACCTGTGGCTGCAGGGCAAGGAGGACATCGCGGCCTGGCACCTCAACCAGGGCATCGGCTGCAAGGGCTCCCGCCTGATCCCGACGACGGCGAACGGCATGCCGGCCTTCGGCCAGTACCGGCCGCGCGAGGACGGGGGGCCCGGGCACACCCCGTGGGCGCTTCAGGTGCTGGAGGTCTCAGAGGGCCGGATCGTCGGCCTCAACGCCTTCCTCGACACGGCCCGGTGGTTCCCGCTCTTCGGCCTCCCCGAGCAGCTCGACGAGTCCTACGAGGTCCAGCAGGGCGCGTAG